A single window of Hyla sarda isolate aHylSar1 chromosome 2, aHylSar1.hap1, whole genome shotgun sequence DNA harbors:
- the LOC130356937 gene encoding olfactory receptor 6N1-like, producing the protein MREDEVDEDYFLSAVSPNLTTTHVSEFIIYGFPSLQKYQILLFFVFLFIYLFTITGNGSIFCLVVLDRRLHTPMYFFVSNLSFLDLSYATVTIPKKLAKFSMNLDTISFTACFVQMYIFLSLGATECLLLMVMAYDRYVAICAPLHYSTIMTKRWYLLLMAMTWSGGFLSPLSSLILGLSLPFCGSNIIHHYYCDHPPLLQLVCADTSFNVLIGSLMAGSVIIISFTLVVVSYIRIIIAILRISSKEGRKKTFSTCASHFAVVSIFFLPIIFMYVRPQASYSSEVDSLVALLYTVLTPMMNPLIYSLRNKDIKEAFKKKIYFKANY; encoded by the exons ATGAGGGAAGATGAG GTGGATGAAGATTACTTTCTTTCGGCAGTTTCTCCTAATCTGACCACAACTCATGTAAGCGAATTCATCATCTATGGCTTCCCGAGTCTTCAGAAGTATCAGATTCTGCTCTTCTTTGTGTTTCTCTTTATATACCTGTTCACCATCACTGGTAATGGAAGCATCTTCTGTTTGGTCGTTCTTGACCGACGGCTCCATACTCCTATGTATTTCTTTGTCAGTAATTTATCTTTCCTTGATCTGAGTTATGCAACAGTGACCATTCCGAAGAAGTTGGCCAAGTTCTCGATGAACCTTGACACCATTTCTTttacagcctgctttgttcagatgtatattttcttgtctttaggaGCAACGGAATGTTTACTTCTGATGGTAATGGCTTATGACCGATATGTGGCTATATGTGCTCCTCTACATTATTCGACCATTATGACTAAGAGATGGTATCTACTGTTGATGGCTATGACGTGGTCAGGTGGCTTCCTTAGTCCACTATCAAGCTTAATCTTAGGTTTGAGTTTACCATTTTGTGGCTCTAACATCATCCATCATTACTATTGTGACCATCCACCATTGTTGCAGTTAGTCTGTGCCGATACCTCTTTCAACGTATTAATCGGCTCCTTAATGGCGGGTTCGGTAATTATAATATCATTTACTCTAGTGGTCGTTTCGTACATTAGAATCATAATAGCCATTCTTAGGATTAGTTCCAAAGAAGGGCGTAAGAAGACGTTTTCCACGTGTGCCTCGCACTTTGCCGTGGTCAGTATCTTCTTCTTGCCGATTATCTTCATGTATGTCCGGCCACAGGCTTCCTACTCCTCAGAGGTGGACTCTCTGGTGGCCTTACTATACACAGTATTAACACCTATGATGAATCCGCTTATATACAGCCTCAGGAACAAGGACATTAAAGAAGCTTTCAAGAAGAAAATCTACTTTAAAGCCAATTACTAG